One genomic region from Nostoc sp. C052 encodes:
- a CDS encoding RNA-guided endonuclease TnpB family protein, producing the protein MFIGFKTELKFNNKQRTAFLKHCGVARHAWNWGLALTKQILDHNKANPTDKIKFPSAFDLHKWLVALVKPECPWYYECSNSAPQEILRALSKTWDRCFKKVSGAPQFKKKGQHDSFTLYGVIKILGNNKIKVPRIGVLQTYECLPQIQPKSVTIKRQANRWFISFKLEVAQQVSTLDSIVGVDLGIKNLATLSTGEVIQGAKAYKKYEAKLSRLQWLNRRKVKGSSNWKKAVIKIARLHRKIANIRKDTLHKLTTLLAKNHGTVVIENLNVSGMLANRTLAKAVSDMGFYEFRRQLTYKCKLYDSQLVVVDRWYPSSKTCSHCGTKKDALLLSEREFKCDNCGFTIDRDLNAAINLSKAVS; encoded by the coding sequence ATGTTCATAGGTTTTAAAACTGAATTGAAATTTAACAACAAACAGCGTACAGCGTTTTTAAAGCATTGCGGAGTGGCAAGACACGCTTGGAATTGGGGGTTAGCTTTGACCAAGCAAATATTAGACCATAATAAGGCTAATCCTACAGACAAAATTAAATTTCCTAGTGCTTTTGATTTGCATAAATGGTTAGTAGCATTAGTAAAGCCTGAATGCCCTTGGTATTATGAATGTTCTAATTCTGCTCCACAAGAAATATTAAGAGCTTTAAGCAAAACTTGGGATAGATGTTTTAAGAAAGTATCTGGAGCCCCTCAGTTTAAAAAGAAGGGTCAGCATGATAGTTTTACTTTGTATGGAGTTATAAAGATTTTAGGAAATAACAAAATTAAAGTTCCTCGAATTGGTGTACTCCAAACCTATGAATGCTTACCACAGATTCAACCTAAATCGGTAACAATTAAACGTCAAGCAAATAGATGGTTTATTAGTTTCAAACTGGAAGTAGCGCAACAAGTATCGACTTTAGATAGCATTGTTGGTGTAGACTTAGGAATAAAAAATTTAGCTACTTTATCAACAGGAGAAGTAATTCAGGGAGCAAAAGCTTATAAAAAATATGAAGCTAAATTAAGTAGACTACAGTGGTTGAATCGTCGTAAAGTCAAGGGGTCATCTAACTGGAAAAAAGCGGTAATTAAGATTGCTAGGCTGCATAGGAAGATAGCTAATATTCGCAAAGATACGCTCCATAAATTAACTACATTGTTAGCCAAGAACCACGGTACTGTAGTAATTGAGAATTTGAATGTATCTGGAATGTTAGCTAATCGTACACTAGCCAAAGCAGTTTCAGATATGGGTTTTTATGAATTCCGTAGACAGCTTACATATAAGTGTAAATTATATGATTCACAACTTGTAGTGGTTGATAGATGGTATCCAAGTTCTAAAACTTGTTCTCACTGCGGAACTAAAAAAGACGCTCTCTTGTTAAGCGAAAGAGAGTTTAAATGTGACAATTGTGGATTTACGATTGACCGCGATTTAAACGCCGCAATCAATTTGAGTAAAGCTGTTAGTTAG
- a CDS encoding VPA1262 family protein, with amino-acid sequence MPQLPPNNVTLLQSFENLSKDSRLKRLFSPNDADTCALYLWLLEIKTGKNNREYRLLYGWVIPRSSKMPSQWRSFNSHPEWNVKPYQFRIHRLNFYHNGNVIFNLTKYLCEGMTLGQACEQINISQPNEQFKQFRLAISVQKIYQSFTIRPVIFLETSFSTLPIINQIKPPSSSIDGVSAFVGSLFRLDKLELFCQSNGEKLPKVDELATTCLSHLKEETGLDFCNADSQRLGNLEWLCFPAANQEEESQVFIKTNSAPNQVELEISPNVLPTGMSILIRCRAKNGGVIVLDECQLIQISNQASTSALFQAQEQINSVIVTIWIQKFDSDRWEIWYEHSTPTQWQLNLNLGCSGSQINLPSNWLTEFAKLKIQKRVEKAQKFNQVNYEWLQIGGKNVEPWVLDSQKIRYFSQKLFPAPSGGYFFKNGWRENDHERSRLSFFEWLQKLSNDPTASKVLIIDPFFDTSGIEELIARVSAVQAEYVVLTNTQVRSEDDSLQTGNHQSQTIDKTQEPQRATRLRNACYQLQVLLKNLKFQLLDVRSTQGGKNQIFHDRYILVFNQHGDVKTGYHLSNSIQGATKSYPLLITPIPEDVIPLVEDYIASLLEPTNNEPREVIEIFSSVHDKSISTDNKRPTGLDSILDANLFFAALLQDVNLAFLNQADLGNHLQNHGLYDITTYDFKISETNLTQIKTFLEKFSQTLLTADTNFFTKLWAALGSWLDNSPNGEEYLDIISNIGGASLAAKIQTFLSQVPNHLNLLDTSYEATIQEDAIQLSQFIQQDFVNAIQDADRLLKFTDYRGWQICLQDFGIRYATQALIALEPAQLVRVITSFWHLLTDASSLDNSRFRNVIYTVSFTLQEMLRQLIVIKFIHKEDNALLEELLKSDVPSLRAIAAYSLSPLWSTDDNLKDSDLNNFFGLLINLNETERIYTLAEWIYNLRIKANVSQGETGFLRKLRLIIFDRMRQFFPNNLSLNEFKLINRRLSGPCQENWAKSTNEDLLQLLVDDGKINIDEVAQVWLSILESILHHWLETYLPNSIKQNKEQYSIPTPNFSENSELIEVCTWAIAHASLDCRKEWLQKIEKLKLITQGVISRPFLGSQNPVAWNKANICLSYLQQLTQV; translated from the coding sequence ATGCCCCAACTTCCTCCGAACAACGTAACCCTATTACAATCCTTTGAGAATCTGAGCAAAGATTCTCGGCTGAAGAGATTATTCAGCCCAAACGATGCTGATACCTGCGCCCTTTATCTGTGGCTGCTCGAAATTAAAACGGGCAAGAATAACAGAGAATACCGTTTATTGTATGGGTGGGTAATTCCTCGTTCTTCAAAAATGCCCAGCCAGTGGAGATCGTTCAACTCCCATCCTGAATGGAACGTAAAGCCATACCAGTTTCGCATTCATAGACTAAATTTTTATCACAACGGCAATGTAATCTTTAATCTAACTAAGTATTTATGCGAAGGAATGACTTTAGGTCAGGCGTGTGAACAAATTAATATTTCTCAACCAAATGAGCAGTTTAAACAGTTCCGTTTGGCAATATCAGTACAGAAAATTTATCAATCTTTTACAATTCGTCCAGTAATTTTTTTGGAAACATCTTTTAGTACTTTGCCTATTATTAATCAGATCAAACCTCCAAGCAGTTCAATTGATGGGGTTTCTGCCTTTGTAGGTTCTTTATTCAGACTTGATAAATTAGAGCTATTTTGCCAATCTAACGGCGAGAAATTACCCAAGGTAGATGAACTAGCCACGACTTGTCTAAGTCATCTTAAAGAGGAGACTGGATTAGACTTTTGTAATGCAGATAGTCAACGATTAGGCAATTTAGAGTGGCTATGCTTTCCAGCTGCAAATCAAGAAGAAGAATCACAAGTTTTCATCAAAACTAATTCTGCACCTAATCAAGTAGAATTGGAAATTTCGCCAAATGTTCTGCCAACGGGGATGAGTATTTTGATTCGATGCCGTGCCAAAAACGGTGGAGTTATCGTTTTAGATGAATGTCAATTAATTCAAATTTCTAACCAAGCTAGTACTTCAGCCTTATTTCAGGCACAAGAACAAATTAACTCAGTTATTGTTACGATATGGATTCAAAAATTCGACTCTGACAGATGGGAAATATGGTATGAACATTCAACACCAACGCAGTGGCAGTTGAATCTAAATTTAGGTTGTTCAGGTTCTCAAATTAACTTACCATCCAACTGGCTAACAGAATTTGCAAAATTGAAAATCCAAAAGCGAGTTGAAAAGGCTCAAAAATTTAATCAAGTGAATTATGAATGGTTGCAAATTGGTGGAAAAAATGTTGAACCCTGGGTATTAGATTCTCAAAAGATCCGCTACTTTTCCCAGAAATTATTTCCAGCACCATCTGGTGGATATTTCTTCAAAAATGGATGGAGAGAAAATGACCATGAACGTAGTCGTTTAAGTTTTTTTGAGTGGTTACAGAAACTCAGTAATGATCCTACTGCCAGCAAAGTTTTAATCATTGATCCATTTTTCGACACCTCCGGTATTGAGGAACTAATCGCACGGGTCAGTGCAGTCCAAGCAGAATACGTTGTACTGACAAATACTCAGGTTAGGTCAGAGGATGATTCATTACAAACTGGAAATCACCAATCTCAAACAATAGATAAAACTCAAGAACCCCAAAGAGCAACTCGATTGAGGAATGCTTGTTATCAATTACAAGTCTTGTTGAAAAACCTAAAATTTCAGTTGCTAGATGTACGAAGCACCCAAGGGGGAAAAAATCAGATATTCCATGATCGCTACATACTAGTGTTCAATCAACACGGTGATGTAAAAACTGGCTATCATCTCTCCAATTCAATTCAAGGTGCAACGAAGTCTTATCCTCTTCTAATTACACCAATCCCAGAAGATGTAATACCATTGGTTGAGGACTATATAGCAAGCTTGCTAGAACCTACGAATAATGAACCGAGAGAAGTCATTGAAATTTTCTCGTCTGTCCATGATAAAAGTATCTCTACAGATAACAAACGTCCCACTGGGCTTGATAGTATTCTAGATGCCAACTTGTTTTTTGCAGCCCTTCTACAAGATGTTAACTTAGCTTTCCTTAATCAAGCTGACTTAGGCAATCATCTTCAAAATCATGGATTATATGATATAACAACCTATGATTTCAAAATCAGTGAAACTAATCTCACTCAAATCAAAACTTTTTTAGAAAAATTCAGCCAAACTCTTTTAACGGCCGACACTAATTTTTTTACGAAATTGTGGGCTGCATTAGGATCATGGTTAGATAATTCTCCAAATGGAGAAGAATATTTAGACATAATTAGCAATATTGGTGGTGCATCATTAGCAGCAAAAATACAAACTTTTTTATCACAGGTTCCAAATCATTTAAATCTTCTTGACACTTCATACGAAGCAACTATACAAGAAGATGCTATACAACTGAGCCAGTTTATTCAGCAAGACTTTGTAAATGCAATACAAGATGCTGATAGACTTCTCAAGTTCACAGACTATAGAGGATGGCAGATTTGTCTACAAGATTTCGGCATTCGCTATGCTACGCAAGCCTTAATCGCTTTAGAACCAGCCCAATTAGTGAGAGTTATTACAAGTTTTTGGCACCTTCTGACAGATGCATCATCTTTAGATAATTCTCGGTTTCGGAACGTGATTTATACTGTCTCATTCACCCTCCAAGAGATGCTTCGGCAATTAATTGTTATTAAATTTATTCACAAAGAAGATAACGCACTCCTGGAAGAACTACTCAAAAGTGATGTACCATCACTACGAGCGATAGCAGCCTACAGCTTATCTCCTCTGTGGAGTACAGACGATAACCTGAAAGATTCAGATTTAAACAACTTCTTTGGATTACTAATTAACTTAAATGAAACTGAAAGAATTTATACATTAGCTGAATGGATATACAATTTAAGAATTAAAGCAAATGTAAGTCAAGGAGAAACTGGATTTCTTAGAAAACTTCGCTTGATAATTTTTGATAGAATGCGGCAGTTTTTTCCTAACAATCTGTCGTTAAATGAATTTAAGCTTATTAATCGTCGTTTGAGCGGCCCCTGTCAAGAAAATTGGGCAAAGTCCACAAATGAGGATTTACTTCAACTTCTAGTTGATGATGGCAAGATAAATATTGATGAGGTGGCTCAAGTTTGGCTATCAATTTTAGAATCAATTCTACACCATTGGCTTGAAACATACTTACCAAACTCAATTAAACAGAATAAAGAACAATATTCTATTCCTACGCCAAATTTTTCTGAAAATTCAGAATTGATTGAGGTTTGTACTTGGGCAATTGCTCATGCAAGTTTAGATTGTCGCAAAGAATGGTTACAAAAAATTGAGAAGCTTAAGTTGATTACTCAAGGAGTAATTTCCCGGCCATTTCTAGGTTCTCAGAATCCTGTGGCTTGGAATAAAGCTAATATTTGCTTGTCGTACTTGCAACAACTAACTCAAGTTTAA
- a CDS encoding RpoD/SigA family RNA polymerase sigma factor encodes MSSLSSDMVRIYLQEIGKYPLLKPDEEIAYARLVQEMIAIEQSKNELTQQLEREPTMTELANTVEKTETQVRSALHLGQKAKQKMVTANLRLVVSVAKKYQNRNLEFLDLIQEGAIGLQRGIEKFDPNRGYRLSTYAYWWISQAITRAIAEQSRTIRLPVHLTDILNKIKKVQRESFQKLGRHATAEEIAKSLNLSTDKLREYLAASRTAISLNKQVGDEQETELGEILADVGVSPEKLLTQELLSQDVAKFLEPLTPIQRQVLTLSFGLDNDQHFNLAQIGQQLNLSRERIRQIQVKAISILRHRQNDIQEYLFE; translated from the coding sequence ATGTCCAGCCTGAGTTCAGACATGGTTCGCATCTATTTACAAGAAATTGGTAAGTATCCTCTATTAAAACCAGACGAGGAAATTGCTTATGCAAGACTTGTACAAGAAATGATTGCCATTGAGCAATCTAAAAATGAACTCACTCAACAGCTAGAGCGTGAACCAACAATGACAGAATTAGCCAACACTGTTGAAAAAACCGAAACACAAGTCAGATCAGCACTACACCTTGGTCAAAAGGCTAAACAAAAAATGGTGACAGCTAACCTGCGGCTGGTAGTATCTGTTGCCAAGAAATACCAGAACCGGAATTTGGAATTCTTAGATTTGATCCAAGAAGGAGCAATCGGTTTACAAAGGGGTATAGAAAAGTTTGATCCCAATCGGGGTTATAGACTCTCAACTTACGCCTACTGGTGGATTAGTCAAGCTATAACAAGAGCAATTGCAGAACAATCCCGCACTATTAGATTGCCTGTTCATCTCACTGACATACTTAATAAAATCAAGAAAGTGCAGCGAGAAAGCTTTCAAAAACTTGGCCGCCATGCCACTGCTGAAGAAATCGCAAAATCATTAAACCTAAGCACAGATAAGCTTCGAGAATATCTTGCCGCTTCTCGTACAGCTATCTCTTTAAATAAACAAGTTGGAGATGAGCAAGAGACAGAGTTGGGCGAAATTTTAGCAGACGTTGGTGTTTCACCAGAAAAACTGCTCACCCAAGAACTTTTATCCCAAGATGTGGCTAAATTCTTAGAACCACTAACACCTATACAGCGTCAAGTGTTGACTTTAAGCTTTGGGCTTGATAACGATCAGCATTTCAATCTCGCTCAGATTGGGCAACAGCTAAATCTTAGCCGAGAAAGGATTCGTCAAATCCAGGTCAAAGCTATAAGTATTCTCCGCCATCGACAAAACGACATACAAGAGTATTTATTTGAATGA
- a CDS encoding ParB N-terminal domain-containing protein translates to MALPKIASKFSSAVQKTEQEQKIAELQIEIERLRTAQSPELENELQKLREQLQNQSGEVQVDLNLIDPNPDQPRQTITPELIQAKARLLKKHGQISAVILVRQSNGRYILLDGQLRTEGAKLLGWSTIRAVIVAMPNDLDQSALLTFLGFEDLNPLDKAEAVFKEVMKSANLTMDEVSTMLGTVIKRIERNGNSKELAKLMAVSVDEQQQGLELLEITGKEQSLLLVLLELGLNPSSVKANLMPMLYLPQDLKQVIRQHGLKGAHALALATLSAKALDISENQAASERIAATDEVLKKNLTVAETRELVRKIRIKYLKSNEQELKEVKIIFQKVNGISGDLLKKASSKQLHEMRSLFQQKLQEIDKVIATSK, encoded by the coding sequence GTGGCTTTGCCTAAAATTGCTAGTAAATTTAGTAGTGCAGTTCAAAAAACTGAGCAAGAACAAAAAATTGCTGAACTTCAAATAGAAATAGAAAGACTCAGAACCGCACAATCTCCTGAATTAGAGAATGAACTGCAAAAACTCCGAGAACAACTTCAAAATCAATCAGGAGAAGTACAAGTTGATTTAAATCTCATTGACCCGAATCCTGATCAGCCTCGGCAGACAATTACACCAGAGTTAATACAAGCAAAAGCACGATTACTCAAAAAACACGGGCAGATTTCAGCAGTCATCTTAGTCAGACAGAGTAATGGTCGTTACATACTGTTAGATGGGCAGCTACGTACTGAAGGAGCTAAATTACTAGGCTGGTCAACTATTCGTGCAGTAATAGTGGCAATGCCTAATGACTTAGATCAATCTGCATTACTAACTTTTCTTGGCTTTGAAGACTTGAATCCTTTAGATAAAGCAGAGGCAGTATTTAAAGAAGTAATGAAGTCCGCTAATTTGACAATGGATGAAGTTTCCACAATGTTGGGAACGGTAATTAAAAGAATAGAGAGAAATGGAAATAGTAAAGAGCTAGCAAAATTGATGGCTGTTAGCGTCGATGAACAGCAACAGGGCTTAGAACTACTGGAAATTACAGGTAAAGAACAGAGTCTACTACTAGTGCTGCTAGAGTTGGGGTTAAATCCTAGTTCTGTGAAAGCTAATCTAATGCCGATGCTTTATCTGCCTCAAGATTTAAAACAGGTCATCAGGCAGCATGGACTCAAAGGCGCTCATGCTTTAGCATTGGCAACTCTATCTGCCAAGGCATTAGACATCTCCGAAAATCAAGCAGCATCCGAACGGATTGCAGCAACAGATGAAGTCTTAAAGAAAAATCTGACAGTAGCAGAAACTCGTGAACTGGTTAGAAAAATTAGGATCAAGTATTTAAAGTCAAATGAACAAGAGTTAAAAGAGGTAAAAATAATATTTCAAAAAGTTAATGGAATTTCTGGAGATTTGCTTAAAAAAGCTAGTAGTAAACAGCTTCACGAAATGCGCTCTCTTTTTCAGCAGAAATTACAAGAAATTGACAAAGTTATTGCTACAAGTAAATAA
- a CDS encoding DUF2290 domain-containing protein has protein sequence MTSHQEIYKEIKTITQKLIEVSLCDQQNFPSSTSIGRDSYEIAYSGMQDLSIALKNINYKDIYHELDKGKNYNFKMIDGALIQLLYTYRKSELISHRLAFLPSPFLEFFQNDPTIYEADEIYADIIAKNILPVPIRFDYDPDNHKELDHPKCHLTLGQFENCRIPVCSPITPNTFISFIIRSFYNTAFRKFTDDLTFSSSLFDKTITVAEEKVLHIAIY, from the coding sequence ATGACTAGCCACCAAGAAATTTATAAAGAAATTAAGACTATAACTCAAAAACTAATAGAAGTTAGTTTGTGCGATCAACAAAACTTTCCCTCATCTACATCTATTGGTAGAGATAGTTATGAAATTGCATATTCTGGTATGCAGGATCTCTCAATAGCACTGAAAAACATTAATTATAAAGACATATATCATGAACTAGATAAGGGGAAAAACTATAACTTCAAAATGATAGATGGTGCCTTAATACAACTTTTATATACTTATAGAAAATCAGAGCTAATTTCACATAGGCTTGCCTTCTTACCATCACCATTTTTAGAATTTTTCCAGAATGACCCTACAATTTACGAAGCAGATGAAATATATGCAGATATAATAGCAAAAAATATATTACCAGTACCAATAAGATTCGATTATGATCCAGACAATCATAAAGAATTAGATCACCCCAAATGCCATTTAACTTTGGGACAGTTTGAAAATTGTAGAATACCTGTTTGTTCCCCAATCACACCCAATACCTTCATATCTTTTATTATTCGTAGCTTTTATAATACTGCTTTTAGAAAATTTACAGATGACCTTACATTTTCCAGCAGCCTTTTTGATAAAACGATAACTGTTGCAGAGGAGAAAGTATTGCACATAGCTATTTATTAA
- a CDS encoding ATP-dependent RecD-like DNA helicase: protein MSTPPNLSPQQVSAFPQNETIIGVVERLTFYSAESGYTVARLTRPRSTELTTIVGSFANIQPGQTLQLTGFWRDHPQFGPQFQVVNYKETKPATLTGIEKYLGSGLIKGVGPVTAKRIVAHFGLETLDIIENQIERLIEVQGIAKKRITLIKNAWSTQKAIKEVMVFLQGHGVSTTYAVKIYKQYKDEAIATVTHNPYQLAADIYGIGFLTADKIARNIGIAPDSEFRYRAGIMHCLSVAAEDGHCYLPQTELIESVIKLLTTESHQSTEEAVAIIIKDMALADELIREWDENKTLLCYKPTYFHTEQNLAQLIRQRLEKPVGTDIERVRDWIDRFTASRKIQLSEQQRQAVETAAYSKIMILTGGPGVGKTFTTHTIVSLWKAMGKSIAMAAPTGRAAQRLGEMTGLEAKTIHRLLEFDPRSRGFKRDSENPLPHTAIIADEASMLDLFLAYSLVKAVLAGALLLLVGDIDQLPSVGPGQILADFINSGCVPVVRLTQVFRQAQTSAIITAAHQINRGIYPTIEPISDNPVSDCIWHGGGHQPEHGVQAICELITDLIPRLGFNPATDVQVLCPMTRGVIGTRNLNTVLQQLINPPSPNKVEINRGGNLLRDGDRIIQLTNDYDREVFNGDLGIILTIDTVEQEVTVLYGERTVVYDYADLNEIALAWSISIHKSQGSEYPVIVLPIYMQHYMMLTRNLFYTGLTRAKKLAIVVGAKKAISLAVRSTDDQKRYTRLKQRLL from the coding sequence ATGTCCACTCCTCCTAATCTTTCCCCTCAACAAGTAAGCGCCTTTCCTCAAAACGAAACAATCATCGGAGTCGTAGAACGTTTAACTTTTTACTCTGCTGAGTCAGGTTACACGGTGGCAAGGCTGACTCGCCCACGTAGTACCGAACTCACAACAATTGTCGGCAGCTTCGCCAATATTCAGCCAGGGCAGACTTTACAACTAACTGGTTTCTGGCGTGACCATCCACAATTTGGGCCACAGTTCCAAGTAGTCAACTACAAAGAAACCAAACCAGCCACTCTCACCGGAATTGAGAAATATTTAGGCAGTGGACTCATAAAAGGTGTTGGGCCAGTAACAGCCAAACGCATCGTAGCTCACTTCGGGCTTGAAACCCTGGACATCATCGAAAACCAGATAGAGCGATTAATTGAAGTTCAGGGCATCGCTAAAAAGCGGATTACTTTAATCAAAAACGCCTGGTCAACTCAAAAAGCCATCAAAGAAGTAATGGTATTTCTCCAGGGGCATGGTGTTTCTACCACTTATGCTGTGAAGATTTACAAGCAATATAAGGATGAGGCGATCGCTACAGTAACCCATAATCCTTACCAGCTAGCAGCCGACATCTACGGTATTGGCTTTCTGACTGCTGACAAGATTGCGAGAAATATCGGAATTGCGCCTGACTCAGAATTTCGTTACCGTGCGGGAATTATGCACTGTCTAAGTGTTGCCGCCGAAGATGGTCACTGTTACCTGCCACAAACCGAACTGATTGAGTCGGTAATCAAACTGCTGACAACCGAATCTCATCAGTCCACAGAAGAAGCGGTTGCGATCATTATTAAAGATATGGCTCTGGCAGACGAGCTGATTAGAGAGTGGGATGAGAATAAAACCCTACTTTGCTACAAACCGACTTACTTTCATACTGAACAGAATTTAGCTCAACTGATCCGCCAACGCTTGGAAAAACCTGTTGGCACTGACATTGAGCGTGTGCGTGATTGGATTGACCGCTTTACAGCCAGCCGGAAAATCCAGCTTTCAGAACAGCAACGCCAAGCTGTAGAAACAGCAGCCTATTCCAAAATCATGATCCTCACTGGTGGCCCTGGCGTTGGAAAGACCTTCACAACTCACACCATTGTCAGCCTGTGGAAAGCAATGGGGAAATCTATTGCAATGGCAGCACCCACTGGACGGGCTGCTCAACGTTTGGGTGAAATGACTGGGCTGGAAGCTAAAACTATTCATCGCTTGTTAGAATTTGACCCCCGCTCAAGGGGTTTCAAGCGTGATAGCGAAAATCCTTTACCCCACACGGCAATTATCGCTGATGAAGCTTCGATGCTTGATTTGTTTCTGGCTTACTCCTTGGTTAAAGCAGTATTGGCTGGCGCTCTACTATTGTTGGTGGGTGACATTGACCAGCTACCATCTGTGGGCCCAGGTCAAATACTTGCTGATTTTATTAATTCTGGTTGCGTGCCAGTAGTGCGGTTAACTCAGGTATTCCGCCAAGCTCAAACAAGTGCAATTATCACTGCTGCTCATCAGATTAATCGAGGAATTTATCCCACAATTGAACCGATTTCCGACAATCCTGTGTCCGACTGTATTTGGCATGGCGGCGGACATCAGCCTGAACATGGAGTGCAGGCAATCTGCGAGTTGATTACCGATTTGATTCCACGCTTAGGTTTTAATCCTGCCACTGATGTGCAAGTCCTTTGCCCGATGACACGGGGAGTAATCGGGACTCGTAACCTGAACACAGTATTGCAGCAGTTGATCAACCCACCCAGCCCCAACAAGGTGGAGATCAACAGAGGTGGGAATTTGTTACGCGATGGCGATCGCATTATCCAGCTAACCAACGACTACGACCGCGAAGTTTTCAACGGCGACTTGGGAATAATCCTCACCATTGATACTGTCGAGCAGGAAGTTACAGTACTGTATGGTGAGCGGACTGTAGTTTACGATTACGCTGATCTGAATGAAATTGCCCTTGCCTGGAGCATTTCTATTCATAAAAGCCAAGGCTCAGAATATCCGGTGATAGTTCTGCCAATCTATATGCAGCACTATATGATGTTGACCCGGAACCTGTTTTACACCGGGCTGACCCGTGCCAAGAAGTTAGCGATCGTGGTTGGAGCAAAAAAAGCGATATCTCTGGCGGTGCGCTCTACTGATGATCAAAAGCGCTACACAAGGTTAAAGCAGAGGTTACTTTAG
- a CDS encoding ParA family protein, producing MKQIVLSLIANAGGVGKTTLSVHLAYEIVRRGFSVAILDLDPQRSLDVFCGVPPAEVSNTLVKAFSKDFKGDWKLISVWEESKIQVCQGHPLMAEMANELVIRKRGEYTLSDRLKNYPLPHNLVILDCPATLGMLNVNALAASTHILVPVQLEMKAISGSAELVEWCISTSDELQLSPRPPILGFVPSMYDDTVAMHRQYLEQLPEITEHLQLKLYPKVRCSNEFKNASAHGLPLQKYRPKHPACKDFKQITDDLVALIKEKK from the coding sequence ATGAAGCAGATAGTTCTCTCACTGATAGCTAACGCAGGCGGTGTAGGTAAAACTACACTCAGTGTACACCTTGCATACGAGATAGTTCGGCGTGGCTTTTCTGTAGCAATACTTGACTTAGATCCACAACGCTCTTTAGATGTGTTTTGTGGGGTACCACCTGCTGAAGTATCTAATACTCTAGTCAAAGCATTTTCCAAAGATTTTAAGGGGGATTGGAAATTAATTTCGGTTTGGGAAGAATCAAAAATTCAAGTCTGCCAAGGACATCCATTAATGGCTGAAATGGCCAACGAATTAGTAATTAGGAAACGAGGAGAGTACACACTTAGCGATCGCTTAAAAAACTACCCATTACCTCATAACTTAGTAATCTTGGATTGTCCGGCCACATTGGGAATGCTGAATGTTAATGCTTTAGCCGCTTCAACTCACATATTAGTTCCAGTGCAATTAGAAATGAAAGCGATTTCTGGTTCAGCAGAATTGGTAGAATGGTGCATTTCAACCAGTGATGAGTTACAGTTATCACCTCGTCCACCAATTTTAGGGTTTGTGCCAAGTATGTATGATGATACCGTAGCGATGCACAGACAATATCTAGAGCAATTACCAGAAATCACTGAACATTTACAATTGAAACTTTACCCCAAAGTTCGTTGTTCCAATGAATTCAAAAATGCTAGCGCTCACGGGCTACCTTTACAAAAATACCGTCCCAAACATCCTGCTTGTAAAGATTTTAAGCAAATTACAGATGATTTAGTTGCTTTAATTAAGGAGAAAAAATAA